Proteins co-encoded in one Yamadazyma tenuis chromosome 1, complete sequence genomic window:
- the PTC4 gene encoding Protein phosphatase 2C 4 (COG:T; EggNog:ENOG503NX2H) yields MGQLLSHPIEEKTIDIRSHTSLTYCIGSMQGYRASMEDAHSVKVNEDESLGLFAVFDGHGGREVADIISETLPKMLFTKLNQMVKRGAELKEYMRFIKDSFFKVDSDLPPESSANCGTTAIVVMIIEKKYIIVANTGDSRAILSLRGGACKTLSFDHKPSNMGERVRIENSGGYVINGRVNEILSLSRALGDFKFKVPFVELDSCHNKYAARNKKYFKHDLIHLPPELLQVSCEPDLLIYDIKQLRQPEFIVLACDGIWDCYRNEKLIKVIRDKLALDWSLQHIIEFVLNDCISMASNITGIGFDNMTLIIIAIHDENTSIDEWYEMMKTRILKEKKIE; encoded by the coding sequence ATGGGTCAGTTACTATCACATCCAATCGAGGAAAAGACCATCGATATTCGGAGTCATACATCATTGACCTACTGTATTGGCTCCATGCAAGGATACCGAGCGTCCATGGAGGATGCTCATTCGGTCAAGGTAAATGAGGATGAAAGTTTGGGGCTATTTGCTGTGTTTGACGGCCACGGAGGAAGGGAAGTGGCAGACATCATCAGTGAGACGCTCCCAAAGATGCTCTTCACGAAGCTTAACCAGATGGTAAAACGAGGAGCAGAGTTGAAGGAGTATATGCgtttcatcaaagacagTTTTTTCAAGGTCGATCTGGACTTACCACCGGAACTGTCCGCCAACTGTGGAACCACGGCCATCGTCGTCATGATCATCGAGAAGAAGTATATCATCGTGGCTAACACAGGTGACTCCAGAGCCATTTTGTCATTAAGGGGTGGGGCTTGCAAAACCTTGTCTTTTGACCATAAACCTTCCAACATGGGGGAGCGGGTCAGAATCGAGAACAGCGGTGGATACGTTATCAATGGTCGGGTCAACGAGATCTTATCCCTTTCGAGAGCACTTGgggatttcaaattcaaagttCCGTTTGTTGAACTCGATAGCTGCCACAATAAGTATGCTGCTAGAAACAAAAAGTACTTCAAGCACGATTTGATTCATTTGCCTCCAGAACTACTTCAAGTGAGCTGTGAGCctgacttgttgatataCGATATAAAACAACTCCGGCAGCCTGAATTCATTGTGTTAGCATGCGATGGAATTTGGGACTGTTACAGAAATGAGAAACTCATCAAAGTCATACGAGACAAGTTGGCTTTGGACTGGTCCTTACAGCATATCATCGAGTTTGTGTTGAATGACTGTATTTCCATGGCCTCCAATATAACCGGGATCGGGTTCGATAATATGACGTTAATAATAATTGCAATTCATGATGAAAATACCAGTATTGACGAATGGTATGAAATGATGAAAACAAGGATcttgaaagagaagaagatagAATAG
- a CDS encoding uncharacterized protein (EggNog:ENOG503P5K9; COG:S) — MSEKHPGKRICQIVKLKPEYLEEYKECHKHVWEPVAANLKKYHIEDYSIHYAPEFDLLIATFKYTGDDWAKDGEASRLDEGNFKWWEMTDKMQETLVPGSTGSRDKSGWWVNLEEVFRYDH, encoded by the coding sequence ATGTCGGAGAAACACCCAGGAAAAAGAATTTGCCAAATCGTCAAATTAAAGCCAGAGTACTTGGAAGAGTATAAGGAATGCCACAAACATGTTTGGGAACCGGTTGCTGCTAACTTGAAAAAATACCACATCGAAGACTACTCCATCCACTATGCCCCAGAatttgacttgttgattgcAACTTTCAAATACACCGGAGATGACTGGGCCAAAGACGGTGAGGCTAGCCGACTCGACGAGGGAAACTTCAAGTGGTGGGAGATGACCGACAAGATGCAGGAAACGTTGGTACCCGGATCCACTGGGTCCAGAGATAAATCCGGTTGGTGGGTCAATTTAGAAGAAGTGTTCAGATACGACCATTAG
- a CDS encoding uncharacterized protein (COG:I; EggNog:ENOG50KOG0140) has product MSSNTESAKAATKEAILKWKNENPTTTEAWISRAQEVAKILSIDAAERDEKSESPFTEVALLKAAGLVNLLSPEKYGGKGQTWELAYKIILEVAKADSSIGHLLGIHYLWFWSAVFFGTPDQKDKWLKIFTQEKSFIGGAVNARNKDLVATPEGDEIVFNGKKFFSTGSVISDYLILEGSLPSGEHVFAYVPANSPGIKYLHDWNAIGQRLTESGGVVIDNVRIKKEDALGFTSSLDKVVNDVYSSFVLPTVQLVFTSVHIGVGVGALESAAEYTRENTRAWPYGGDNKEKAVDEWYIREGYGVLAAKTYAAQALHREAAKSVSEVLHADRKSITERRRGEIAVKVAATKIVGVETSLEVVTKIFELTGARSGLRKYAFDRFWRNIRLHSLHDPLPYKKREVGSFFLLDEIPTPSWYT; this is encoded by the coding sequence ATGAGTTCTAACACAGAAAGTGCAAAAGCTGCGACAAAAGAGGCCATACTTAAATGGAAAAATGAAAACCCTACCACCACTGAGGCGTGGATCTCACGTGCCCAAgaggttgcaaaaatcCTTTCGATCGATGCTGCTGAGAGGGATGAGAAGTCTGAATCTCCCTTCACGGAAGTTGCTCTCTTGAAAGCAGCTGGTCTCGTCAACCTCTTGAGTCCAGAAAAGTATGGAGGTAAAGGACAAACTTGGGAATTGGCTTACAAGATCATCTTGGAGGTGGCCAAAGCTGACAGTAGTATAGGACATTTGCTTGGTATTCACTATTTATGGTTCTGGTCGGCAGTTTTCTTTGGTACTCCTGACCAAAAAGACAAATGGTTAAAGATTTTCACACAAGAAAAATCTTTCATCGGCGGAGCCGTCAACGCAAGAAATAAAGATCTTGTGGCAACACCtgaaggtgatgaaatTGTGTTCAATGGAAAGAAGTTCTTCTCCACTGGTTCAGTCATTTCGGACTATTTGATTTTAGAAGGCTCATTACCCAGTGGTGAACATGTTTTTGCATATGTTCCTGCAAATAGTCCTGGAATCAAGTACTTACATGATTGGAACGCAATAGGCCAACGGTTAACAGAATCTGGTGGTGTGGTTATTGATAATGTTAGGATTAAAAAGGAAGATGCTTTGGGGTTCACCTCATCTTTAGACAAAGTCGTTAATGATGTCTACTCCTCGTTTGTTTTACCAACCGTTCAGTTGGTGTTCACCAGTGTTCatattggtgttggagttggggCTCTTGAAAGTGCAGCAGAATATACCCGAGAAAACACTAGGGCTTGGCCTTATGGAGGTGATAACAAGGAGAAAGCCGTTGATGAATGGTATATTAGGGAAGGATATGGggttttggctgcaaaaacttATGCGGCGCAAGCTCTTCATCGTGAAGCAGCCAAACTGGTTTCTGAGGTTCTTCATGCCGATAGAAAATCTATTACAGAAAGGAGAAGAGGTGAAATCGCCGTCAAGGTTGCCGCAACCAAAattgttggggttgaaaCCTCTTTGGAGGTTGTGACTAAGATCTTTGAGTTGACAGGAGCCAGGTCAGGTTTAAGGAAATATGCGTTTGATAGGTTTTGGAGAAATATTAGGTTACACAGTCTCCATGATCCTTTACCTTACAAGAAGCGTGAAGTTGGTTCGTTTTTCTTGCTTGACGAAATCCCCACTCCTTCGTGGTATACTTAG
- a CDS encoding uncharacterized protein (COG:S; EggNog:ENOG503NUZ2), which yields MQSKAQEFRLQCRRGDFNSHTSGSCAGFAQANLIILPNVLAKDFEDLCFRNPVPCPLLSKIPKPTVVEDKRIINGEDFDIRTDLPKYNIYKDGKFVGEKSDVTQEWTEDHVGFLIGCSFSFENELSAQGFTPKHQKEGKNVSMYITTKYLNAAGVFVKCPYVVSMRPYKVDDLENVRDISRQFRKTHGEPIDWGYEAVKRLGISDIKKPEFGDAIEIADNEIPVFWACGVTPQAAIRALGDKAKGIVMGHSPGHMLILDLTDSKAKNL from the coding sequence ATGCAATCAAAAGCCCAAGAATTCAGACTACAATGCCGAAGAGGTGATTTCAATAGTCACACTTCTGGAAGCTGTGCGGGTTTTGCACAAGCTAATTTGATTATATTGCCTAATGTGCTCgccaaagactttgaagacttaTGCTTTCGAAACCCCGTTCCTTGTCCCTTATTGAGTAAGATTCCCAAGCCAACCGTAGTTGAAGACAAGAGAATCATCAACGGAGAGGATTTTGATATTCGTACAGatcttccaaaatataATATCTACAAAGACGGGAAGTTCGTGGGTGAAAAGTCAGACGTCACACAAGAATGGACTGAAGATCATGTGGGATTCTTAATTGGATGCTCCTTTTCTTTCGAAAATGAACTATCTGCACAAGGATTCACCCCAAAACATCAAAAGGAAGGGAAAAATGTACTGATGtacatcaccaccaaatatTTGAATGCCGCTGGTGTATTTGTTAAATGTCCATATGTTGTGAGTATGAGACCGTacaaagttgatgatcttgaaaacGTGAGAGATATTAGCCGACAATTCAGAAAAACCCATGGTGAACCAATTGACTGGGGTTACGAAGCTGTCAAAAGATTAGGTATATCAGATATTAAAAAGCCagagtttggtgatgcAATTGAAATAGCCGATAATGAGATTCCAGTCTTTTGGGCCTGTGGTGTTACTCCCCAAGCAGCTATTCGAGctcttggtgataaagCAAAGGGTATAGTAATGGGTCACAGCCCTGGACACATGTTGATTTTAGATTTGACAGATTCTAAGGCTAAGAACTTGTAA
- the AYR1_1 gene encoding NADPH-dependent 1-acyl dihydroxyacetone phosphate reductase (EggNog:ENOG503P15W; COG:Q) → MNVLSAPQYTYTCLALVVSKGLKAIKTVVVTGASSGIGYDVALEFASKGYKVIAGARRLSTMEDLKKHGIRTVELDVTSSESVANLKALIQTEYNGAIKYLYNNAGQPCMVAAVEVSDDQVSKCFEVNVFGQIRVTRELAPFVIKTKGTIGFTGSIQGIRGSVFLGIYASSKAALHSYAAILATELAPFGVKVVNFITGGVKTGISAELDTVLYDEKGLGEIKDAFTKLGDTGMDSKVYAKKIVKDFESSKIGSDVSYRGAGASFIRIADIFPSFVLKGLYSSMFKVKTLYREISNKYN, encoded by the exons ATGAACGTACTCTCTGCGCCTCAATATACTTACACCTGTTTGG CACTTGTGGTTTCAAAAGGGTTGAAGGCTAT TAAAACCGTGGTCGTCACCGGAGCCTCTTCAGGTATTGGGTATGACGTTGCTCTAGAATTTGCTTCAAAAGGTTACAAGGTCATTGCTGGTGCCAGAAGACTTTCGACTatggaagacttgaagaaacacGGTATTAGAACTGTGGAATTGGACGTGACATCTTCGGAATCGGTTGCGAACTTAAAGGCTTTGATTCAAACCGAATACAATGGCGCTATCAAATATCTCTACAACAATGCTGGTCAGCCTTGCATGGTCGCGGCTGTCGAGGTATCAGATGATCAAGTTTCCAAGTGCTTTGAAGTGAATGTTTTTGGACAAATAAGAGTAACTAGAGAGTTAGCTCCATTTGTTATCAAAACAAAAGGTACAATCGGATTTACTGGTTCCATCCAAGGTATCCGGGGTTCTGTGTTTCTTGGTATTTATGCAAGCTCAAAGGCAGCCCTTCATTCGTATGCAGCAATCTTGGCTACTGAATTGGCCCCATTTGGCGTGAAGGTTGTTAACTTTATTACTGGAGGTGTTAAAACTGGAATTAGTGCAGAACTCGACACGGTTCTTTACGATGAAAAGGGATTGGGAGAAATTAAGGATGCTTTCACAAAGCTTGGAGATACTGGAATGGACTCCAAAGTATATGCTAAGAAGATtgtcaaagactttgaaagctCCAAGATTGGTCTGGACGTCTCGTACAGGGGGGCCGGGGCCAGTTTTATTAGGATTGCTGACATTTTCCCTTCGTTCGTTTTGAAGGGCTTGTACCTGCTGATGTTCAAGGTGAAAACTCTCTACAGAGAAATCAGCAATAAGTACAATTGA
- the plr1_1 gene encoding pyridoxal reductase Plr1 (COG:C; EggNog:ENOG503NWNE) — protein sequence MSTPCKISTKGFGTMSMTWCPSPPPFSKSLDNLKYVKNTYGVKFFNCGEFYQTAPETANLKLISQFCEQEKDEDIIISIKGAFDLTKFAPDGSKEFINKSIDNSLSYFKDLEVKPKILFECGRVDPNVPIEDSVSYIYERVKSGDLAGICITEVSAASVKKAAATAPISGIEVEFSLFSEDIFTNGVLEEASKHQIAIIAYSPLSRGILTDYAAEHPDFLKSIPPQDMKNHFDRFQPENYEKNKGRLHALYQFAKTKNLSLEALALSYIESLSGIENFEGIPKVTTIIPIPSGSTKEKIDKNFGSSVKLSREDLEALHKILKEHSVSGGRYYSKAIPFLEG from the coding sequence ATGTCCACTCCTTGTAAAATCTCCACTAAAGGCTTCGGCACCATGTCCATGACTTGGTGTCCAAGCCCACCAccattttccaaatccCTTGACAATTTGAAATACGTCAAAAACACTTACGGAGttaaattcttcaactgtGGGGAATTCTACCAAACTGCTCCTGAAACTgcgaacttgaagttgattaGCCAATTTTGTGAACAAGAGaaggatgaagatatcatcatttCTATCAAAGGAGCCTTTGACCTTACGAAGTTTGCTCCTGACGGTAGTAAGGAATTTATCAATAAATCAATTGATAATAGTCTTTCTTACTTCAAGGACTTAGAGGTCAAGCCAAAAATCCTCTTTGAATGTGGACGAGTTGATCCTAATGTTCCAATCGAAGATTCTGTAAGCTATATTTATGAAAGAGTCAAAAGTGGTGATCTTGCTGGTATCTGCATTACGGAGGTCAGTGCTGCATCCGTGAAGAAAGCTGCAGCTACTGCACCAATTTCTGGTATTGAGGTAGAATTTTCGTTATTCTCAGAAGATATTTTCACCAACGGCGTTTTAGAAGAAGCCTCCAAACATCAAATTGCTATCATTGCATATTCGCCTTTAAGTAGAGGAATTTTAACCGACTATGCTGCTGAGCATCCcgatttcttgaaatccATTCCTCCACAAGATATGAAGAATCACTTCGACAGGTTCCAACCTGAAAACTATGAAAAGAATAAAGGCCGTTTGCATGCTTTGTACCAATTTGCTAAAACAAAGAACTTAAGCTTAGAAGCCTTAGCATTGAGTTATATTGAAAGTCTCTCTGGAATCGAAAACTTTGAAGGAATTCCAAAGGTTACCACGATCATTCCTATTCCATCTGGGTCTACTAAGGAAAAGATTGACAAGAACTTTGGTAGTTCGGTGAAGTTGTCAAgagaagatcttgaagctCTTCATAAGATCCTCAAGGAACACTCTGTTAGTGGTGGTAGGTACTATTCCAAAGCTATCCCATTTTTAGAAGGTTAG
- a CDS encoding uncharacterized protein (EggNog:ENOG503NWSY; COG:G) → MFDTTSVGVLPKEVNVDKNQGTKYDFKRDLIGYGRQGLDCQWPENRKVAVSFVLNYEEGAERSLSLGDETAEFSLSTPSKTGPLPNRAYDIETEYDYGSRAGVWRILRLFSKHENKITAYAVGKAFERNPDVANAFVRDGHEIASHAYRWIPYADVAPEVEKAYILKELEALKETTGEDAPGWYMGRLSPQSWALICEVYREMGKELPYISDYYGDDVPYWADIPAEQDLPDNEKKGLLLVPYSFDCNDYRFLNANGFRSIQGFYDHLKNAFDTLYAEGGKMMTVGLHCRIIGRPGYFQALKKFVEYVNSHEDVWITIDMSY, encoded by the exons ATGTTTGATACAACAAGTGTTGGAGTGCTTCCAAAGGAAGTCAATGTGGATAAGAACCAAGGAACTAAGTACGATTTCAAAAGAGATTTGATCGGATACGGAAGGCAAGGATTAGATTGTCAGTGGCCTGAAAATCGCAAGGTAGCTGTATCTTTTGTGCTTAACTATGAAGAAGGAGCTGAAAGATCTTTATCATTAGGAGACGAAACAGCAGAGTTTTCATTGAGTACACCATCAAAAACTGGGCCCTTGCCAAACAGAGCCTATGATATTGAAACTGAATATGACTATGGATCCAGAGCCGGTGTATGGAGAATTTTAAGACTTTTCTCCAAGCATGAGAATAAAATTACTGCTTATGCTGTGGGTAAAGCATTTGAGAGAAACCCTGATGTTGCAAACGCTTTCGTCAGAGATGGTCATGAGATTGCCAGTCATGCCTATCGTTGGATTCCCTATGCAGATGTGGCAcctgaagttgaaaaagcttacattttgaaagagttggaagctttgaaagaaacaaCTGGAGAAGATGCTCCTGGGTGGTATATGGGGAGACTTTCACCACAAAGTTGGGCATTGATCTGTGAGGTTTATCGGGAAATGGGAAAGGAGTTACCCTACATCAGTGACTACTATGGTGATGATGTCCCTTACTGGGCAGATATCCCAGCTGAACAGGATCTTCCTGACAATGAGAAGAAAggtttgttgttggtacCATACTCTTTCGATTGCAATGACTACCGGTTTTTGAATGCCAATGGGTTCAGGTCAATCCAAGGATTCTACGACCACTTAAAGAATGCTTTTGATACGCTTTATGCAGAGGGTGGTAAGATGATGACTGTTGGATTACATTGTAGAATAATCGGTAGACCGGGTTATTTTCAggcattgaagaagtttgtggaatATGTCAACAGCCATGAAGACGTTTGG ATTACAATTGACATGTCGTACTGA
- a CDS encoding uncharacterized protein (EggNog:ENOG503NWSY; COG:G): MYDITTATSIPEEVNIDKLAGTKYDLKRDLIGYGEEGLKVQWPKGKKVAISFVLNYEEGGERSLALGDDTSEFYLYTSSKPGPFPNRAYDAETEYDYGSRVGVWRILNLFKKFGNRITAYAVGKAFENNVAVAKAFVNDGHEIASHAYRWIPYDDVSEEVEKAYIIKQIEILKETTGEEAPGWYMGRLSPHSIGLITEVYREQGKKLPYISDFYGDDVPYWVDVPAEADLPDEEKKGLLLVPYSYDCNDFRFLNVNGFRSTQAFYDHLKGAFDTLYEEGGKMMTVGLHCRIIGRPGYFQALKKFVEYVNSHEDVWVCSRSDIANTFKEQYPYKPKK, from the coding sequence ATGTACGATATCACCACTGCTACTAGCATCCCAGAGGAAGTTAACATCGACAAGTTGGCTGGAACTAAATATGATCTTAAAAGAGATTTAATTGGTtatggagaagaaggctTGAAGGTTCAATGGCCAAAAGGAAAGAAGGTTGCAATTTCTTTCGTTTTAAATTATGAAGAGGGTGGAGAAAGATCTTTGGCTCTCGGTGATGATACTAGTGAATTCTACTTATACACTAGCTCCAAGCCAGGTCCCTTTCCCAATAGAGCTTACGATGCTGAGACTGAATATGATTACGGTTCGAGAGTTGGTGTCTGGAGAATCTTGAAccttttcaagaagttcgGCAACAGAATCACTGCTTATGCTGTTGGTAAAGCTTTCGAAAACAATGTTGCCGTTGCCAAGGCTTTTGTTAACGATGGGCACGAAATTGCAAGTCATGCTTACAGATGGATTCCATATGAtgatgtttctgaagaGGTTGAAAAGGCTTACATTATCAAACAAATAgaaatcttgaaggaaaCAACTGGAGAAGAGGCACCTGGCTGGTACATGGGAAGACTCTCTCCTCACAGCATTGGATTAATTACCGAGGTTTATCGTGAACAAGGTAAGAAGCTTCCATATATTAGTGATTTCTATGGGGACGATGTTCCATATTGGGTTGATGTTCCAGCTGAAGCTGATCTCCCcgatgaagagaagaaaggtCTTTTGTTGGTTCCATACTCGTACGATTGTAACGATTTTAGATTCTTGAATGTCAATGGATTCAGATCTACTCAAGCGTTTTATGATCATTTGAAGGGTGCTTTCGACACTCTTTACGAAGAAGGCGGTAAGATGATGACAGTTGGATTACATTGTAGGATTATCGGTAGACCTGGATACTTCCAAgccttgaaaaagtttGTTGAGTATGTGAACAGTCATGAAGATGTTTGGGTTTGCTCAAGATCTGACATTGCAAACACTTTTAAAGAGCAATATCCTTACAAGCCAAAGAAGTAA
- a CDS encoding uncharacterized protein (COG:K; EggNog:ENOG503NXPC), which produces MVRGSNKLAETIFTEILSKVLFKTSGEENEYIGSFAVITIVKSIKTLLLGQEQEPEYLPIILDNVIGEEDFVPDRMETNFLDKFFSLAHNRGYFIDHVEFFKMMGKPVGERNSWEKFCWHMALAIGCRLVELLHVTTYPQPEVYLRRALKELVNANMNPLRQSQACLLIAVFISRSYHLSFYVSAWELTGCAIRKLVQFGYFRKQPSTLQNCWNYEFIKRMFWSAYNYDKLLSLSLGRPCSIVDNFVDLPYPISIDFPTRPVEADYQKLYQLQLQQQWEPNFKQSISGFTSFIATTNIRIIETRIHLLLYSVNNNFPIADTIETLKADIDNWYHSLPSRDEFEMVMNKRESYDFLDLSYYRARLILLLPLLMRSHNSERDSLLDQACLAAGKICSCYKKLYRDSILEFSIVALHTVFLAGITMVYYLKNKGEPTFINIQNDLRAGSSLLFVFSERWVEAKTYSDLFDSLLEDIDKIKNSPKESNIVDKADTTNPILDTFQTPNNLSEDFWDQILENIKHHNQG; this is translated from the coding sequence ATGGTCAGAGGGAGTAACAAACTTGCTGAAACAATATTCACAGAAATATTGTCCAAAGTGCTTTTCAAAACTTctggagaagaaaatgaatACATTGGAAGTTTTGCAGTGATCACCATTGTAAAAAGTATAAAGACCCTTCTTCTAGGACAAGAACAAGAGCCGGAATATTTACCGATCATCTTGGATAATGTTATAGGAGAGGAGGACTTCGTTCCCGATAGAATGGAAACCAATTTTCTTGACAAATTCTTCAGTTTAGCCCATAATAGAGGATACTTTATTGATCATGTTGAGTTCTTTAAAATGATGGGTAAGCCTGTTGGCGAAAGAAATTCTTGGGAGAAGTTTTGCTGGCATATGGCATTGGCTATAGGATGTCGATTAGTAGAATTGTTGCACGTCACCACATATCCACAGCCTGAAGTGTATTTAAGAAGAgctttgaaggaattggtTAATGCCAACATGAACCCTTTGAGACAGCTGCAGGCATGTTTGTTGATTGCCGTGTTTATTAGCAGAAGTTATCACTTATCCTTTTATGTGTCTGCCTGGGAACTAACTGGATGTGCCATTAGAAAGCTTGTGCAATTTGGATATTTCAGAAAGCAGCCTCTGACCCTTCAGAACTGTTGGAATTATGAGTTCATAAAGAGGATGTTCTGGTCAGCTTATAACTATGATAAGCTTTTGTCTTTGTCTCTCGGAAGACCATGCTCCATTGTTGATAATTTCGTTGATTTACCTTATCCAATAAGTATAGATTTTCCTACACGCCCAGTTGAGGCCGACTATCAAAAGTTATACCAATTACAATTGCAACAACAGTGGGAACCAAACTTCAAGCAATCTATCTCGGGTTTTACCTCCTTCATAGCCACAACAAATATCAGAATCATCGAAACTAGAATTCACTTGTTATTATATTCAGTGAACAATAATTTTCCAATAGCTGATACAATTGAAACACTCAAAGCAGATATTGACAATTGGTATCACAGTCTACCTTCACGTGATGAATTTgagatggtgatgaatAAGAGAGAAAGCTATGACTTTCTTGATTTACTGTACTATAGGGCCAGGTTGATTTTGCTTTTACCATTATTAATGAGAAGTCATAATTCCGAGAGAGATCTGCTCTTGGACCAAGCTTGTCTTGCTGCTGGAAAGATTTGTTCTTGTTACAAGAAGCTTTACCGTGATTCAATCTTAGAATTCAGTATTGTGGCATTACATACAGTTTTCTTAGCAGGTATCACAATGGTTTATTACTTGAAAAACAAGGGCGAGCCAACATTTATAAACATTCAAAATGATCTCAGGGCAGGTTCCAGTTTGTTGTTTGTATTTTCAGAAAGATGGGTGGAAGCTAAAACCTACAGTGACTTATTTGATAGTCTTTTGGAGGACATAgataaaatcaaaaataGTCCCAAAGAATCCAACATCGTGGATAAAGCAGATACGACAAATCCAATCCTTGATACTTTCCAAACACCCAATAATCTCAGTGAAGATTTCTGGGACCAGATTCTAGAGAATATCAAGCACCACAACCAAGGTTAA
- a CDS encoding Glutamyl-tRNA amidotransferase subunit A (EggNog:ENOG503NW6W; COG:J) gives MSITSLEADPNCKVTLEDLHAQPAKLGLQLRSDEVEDYYKILCALDRSAKKLVAMEDYYQPTFLDRFPRKDIHYPEKADNLKGAWAYKVTIEDTKPQLSKNRPLAGKTICIKDCVEIAGVPQIFGTDAFKPWVPKADATVVTRLLEAGGIIKGLATCENQSSSTSSNTASTGNVENPYHDGYSAGGSSSGTGYLVGSGEIDIGVGADQGGSIRVPSAHCGLVGFKPTFGLVPYTGIGSLETNIDHCGPMTRTVLENCTMLEVMAGQDGFDDRQNGSPTIEHVPKYKEITEKSSLKGMKIGILKESLEVPTMTPAMKAKFLEAAEKFKALGAEVVEISIPYHLVAPEIWMIGQRISGCVRKLGLQTGRRILKSTEYASHILPWTQESFDKTPVPVKNGIVNGLYLSEHYPSLYVKSINLSFKARDEYNKALEQVDVLITPTVPVVAPPHGIRDGTPLELIKNTIGLNANTGIFNMTGHPALTLPVGFLAAIDNPDIKLPVGLQIIGKHFDELSIYRAAYGWESANDWKAC, from the coding sequence ATGTCTATCACCTCCTTAGAAGCAGATCCTAACTGCAAGGTTACTCTTGAAGACCTTCATGCTCAACCCGCCAAACTTGGATTGCAATTGAGAAGCGATGAGGTTGAAGATTACTATAAGATTCTTTGTGCTTTAGACAGATCGGCAAAGAAACTTGTCGCCATGGAAGATTATTATCAACCTACCTTTCTCGACAGGTTTCCAAGAAAGGACATACATTATCCAGAAAAAGCCGATAATTTGAAAGGTGCTTGGGCCTATAAAGTTACTATTGAAGACACCAAACCACAATTATCCAAAAACAGGCCATTGGCTGGAAAGACTATCTGTATCAAGGATTGTGTTGAAATTGCTGGGGTTCCTCAAATTTTTGGGACCGATGCTTTCAAACCTTGGGTCCCTAAAGCTGATGCTACGGTTGTAACTCGTCTTTTAGAAGCTGGTGGAATTATTAAAGGGTTGGCTACCTGCGAAAACCAAAGTTCAAGCACCTCTTCCAATACAGCATCCACTGGAAATGTGGAAAACCCTTACCATGATGGATATTCAGCTGGAGGATCTAGTTCGGGAACCGGGTACTTGGTCGGCTCTGGAGAAATTGATATCGGTGTAGGTGCTGATCAAGGTGGTTCTATTAGAGTTCCATCAGCTCACTGTGGGCTTGTTGGATTTAAGCCTACATTTGGCTTGGTTCCATATACTGGAATCGGTAGTTTGGAAACTAATATTGATCATTGTGGTCCTATGACTAGAACCGTTTTGGAAAACTGTACTATGTTAGAAGTTATGGCTGGCCAGGATGGATTTGATGATCGTCAAAATGGTTCCCCTACTATTGAACATGTTCCAAAGTATAAAGAGATTACTGAAAAATCCAGTTTGAAAGGTATGAAAATTGGtattttgaaggaaagtTTGGAAGTTCCTACTATGACACCCGCTATGAAagccaagttcttggaagCAGCAGAGAAATTCAAGGCCTTGGGAGCCGAAGTTGTAGAAATTTCAATTCCTTATCACTTAGTTGCTCCAGAAATCTGGATGATTGGCCAAAGAATAAGTGGATGTGTGAGGAAACTTGGATTACAAACAGGAAGGAGAATTCTTAAATCCACAGAATACGCAAGCCATATTTTACCGTGGACCCAGGAGCTGTTCGACAAAACTCCGGTGCCAGTCAAGAACGGTATTGTTAACGGATTATATCTTTCTGAGCATTATCCTAGTTTGTACGTCAAGTCTATCAATTTGAGTTTTAAGGCCAGAGATGAGTACAACAAAGCTTTAGAGCAAGTGGATGTTTTGATTACCCCCACTGTTCCCGTGGTAGCACCTCCACACGGAATTAGAGACGGAACTCCTTTggaattgatcaaaaacaCTATCGGTTTGAATGCCAATACCGGAATATTCAATATGACTGGCCATCCAGCTCTCACTTTACCTGTAGGATTtcttgcagccattgaTAATCCTGATATCAAGCTTCCAGTTGGATTACAGATTATTGGTAAACATTTTGACGAACTTTCCATATATCGTGCTGCATATGGCTGGGAACTGGCCAATGATTGGAAGGCTTGCTAG